Proteins encoded in a region of the Acidobacteriota bacterium genome:
- the pstC gene encoding phosphate ABC transporter permease subunit PstC: MAQSSTLGDKVYRTILFVAASSILLIVAAIFYMMVQSSMPTLQRFGIGFLWAREWNPSQELFGALPFIYGTVISSLLALLIAVPISLGIAVFLVEQAPKKIAKPIAFMIELLAAIPSVVYGLWGIFVLAPFIREYLGPVLQDNLGFLPIFQGRLTGIGMLTGGIILAIMITPIVTAVVRDVLEAVPNTQREAALALGATKWETTMIVLGNAASGIAGAVVLGLGRAVGETMAVTMVIGNSPQISASLFEPAYTIASVLAANFADATDEIYLSALIEMALVLFLVTVVINGLAKLLIMSVAGRANASKHT, translated from the coding sequence GTGGCACAGTCCAGCACCCTCGGAGACAAGGTCTATCGCACCATTCTGTTTGTTGCGGCATCGAGCATCTTGCTCATCGTCGCGGCGATATTTTACATGATGGTGCAGAGCTCGATGCCGACGCTTCAGCGTTTCGGCATCGGCTTTCTGTGGGCGCGCGAATGGAACCCCTCGCAGGAACTTTTCGGCGCTTTGCCGTTCATTTACGGCACGGTGATCTCCTCGCTTCTTGCTCTTCTTATAGCGGTGCCGATCTCGCTCGGCATCGCAGTGTTTCTGGTTGAGCAGGCGCCGAAGAAGATCGCAAAGCCGATCGCTTTCATGATCGAACTCCTGGCGGCGATCCCGTCGGTCGTTTACGGGCTTTGGGGTATCTTTGTACTTGCTCCTTTTATACGCGAATATCTCGGGCCGGTCCTGCAGGACAATCTCGGCTTTCTGCCGATCTTCCAAGGAAGGCTGACCGGAATCGGGATGCTGACGGGCGGCATCATCTTGGCGATAATGATCACGCCGATCGTGACCGCGGTCGTCCGCGATGTACTTGAGGCCGTACCGAACACACAGCGGGAAGCGGCCCTCGCTCTCGGAGCGACCAAGTGGGAAACGACGATGATCGTGCTCGGGAATGCGGCGTCCGGCATCGCCGGAGCGGTCGTGCTCGGGCTCGGGCGGGCGGTCGGCGAGACGATGGCGGTAACGATGGTGATCGGCAATTCGCCGCAGATCTCGGCCTCGCTCTTTGAGCCGGCTTATACCATCGCCTCGGTACTGGCGGCCAACTTTGCCGATGCGACGGATGAGATCTACCTGAGCGCGTTGATCGAGATGGCACTCGTGCTCTTTCTTGTAACGGTCGTGATCAACGGCTTGGCAAAGCTCTTGATTATGAGCGTGGCCGGACGGGCGAACGCTTCGAAGCATACTTAG
- the pstS gene encoding phosphate ABC transporter substrate-binding protein PstS yields the protein MTNKRKHFNQLGCIAIALFAAVSLACSGQQMGGGGNTSSSGTMKISGTGSTFVKPMMDKWGSEFGKLNPNIQIDYSGTGSGAGIKGIQNRTVDFGGSDAAMTDDEMKQTTGGEIVHIPVVLGAVVLTYNLPDVKEPLKLTPELISDIFLGKIRKWNDPKLKAENAGLNLPDTDITPVFRADGSGTSDIFTDYLSKTVPEWKEKVGRTKNPQLPQGVGIGGKGNEGVMGQVKNTPNTIGYVELTFAKANNLPAAQIKNKAGNFVTADSSTVSKAAAAFTDKMADDLRFEITNADGADAYPISGTVFMLVYKDQPDAVKGKALVDFLWWAINDGEQYVVDLHYAPLPESLVTKVDAKLMSITSGGKPLRQ from the coding sequence ATGACTAACAAACGCAAACATTTCAATCAGCTAGGATGCATTGCAATCGCTCTTTTTGCAGCAGTTTCGCTTGCCTGCAGCGGCCAACAGATGGGCGGCGGCGGCAATACAAGTTCCTCAGGTACGATGAAGATCTCGGGAACGGGCTCGACCTTCGTTAAGCCGATGATGGATAAATGGGGCAGCGAATTTGGAAAGCTCAACCCGAACATCCAGATCGACTATAGCGGGACCGGTTCGGGAGCGGGAATCAAAGGCATTCAAAACCGAACAGTAGATTTCGGCGGCAGCGACGCGGCGATGACCGACGACGAGATGAAGCAAACGACCGGCGGCGAGATCGTTCACATCCCGGTCGTGCTCGGCGCAGTTGTGCTGACCTATAACCTTCCGGATGTGAAGGAGCCGCTCAAGCTTACTCCCGAGCTTATCTCAGACATCTTTCTTGGCAAGATCCGCAAGTGGAACGACCCAAAGCTCAAGGCCGAGAACGCAGGCCTCAACCTGCCTGATACTGACATCACACCGGTCTTCCGGGCCGACGGCAGCGGCACTTCGGATATCTTTACAGACTATCTCTCAAAGACGGTTCCCGAGTGGAAAGAGAAGGTCGGCCGGACGAAGAACCCGCAACTTCCGCAGGGTGTCGGGATCGGCGGCAAAGGCAATGAAGGCGTGATGGGCCAGGTCAAGAACACGCCGAATACGATCGGCTATGTAGAGCTGACATTTGCGAAAGCAAACAACCTGCCTGCGGCGCAGATCAAAAATAAGGCCGGCAATTTTGTTACGGCAGACAGCTCGACCGTTTCAAAGGCCGCTGCGGCATTTACCGACAAGATGGCGGACGACCTTCGCTTTGAGATAACAAATGCTGACGGTGCCGATGCCTACCCGATCTCGGGCACGGTCTTTATGCTCGTTTACAAGGATCAGCCGGATGCGGTAAAAGGTAAGGCCCTCGTCGATTTTCTCTGGTGGGCGATAAACGATGGCGAGCAATACGTCGTTGACCTGCATTATGCTCCGCTGCCGGAGTCGCTGGTCACGAAGGTCGATGCAAAGCTGATGTCGATCACCAGCGGGGGCAAACCACTCCGACAATAG
- a CDS encoding M48 family metalloprotease — protein sequence MKRGHFAKTFAVFVLMWSLVVLPPAMIAQTAVKMPKNKYKVQDDVQLGEKASTQVEQQFPILNDTQATQYVKRVGARLVAAIPPQFREPAFDYDFQVVNASDINAFALPGGPMYVNRGMIEAARNEGEMAGVMAHEISHVALRHATAQQTKLNNPWNQILGIGAILGGAILAGEAGAQAGQIFAAGYFLRYSREYETQADILGSQIMANAGYDPRDLAGMFQTIAGEGGNRAPEWLSSHPDPGNRQQKILAEAQRLDVSPNPIKETPEFRRVQSRLRSMPPAKSLAELQQEAERGQNTGSGGAMSGGRYSQNVPLPSTRYRAYAVGNWLRMNVPQNWREFSGQRDATFAPEGAYGDNGFTHGMMIGVHRGQSGQFNRDIDEFVRGLMQANGYLRQQSGYQQVRFAGRQGLAIQLAGRSPIYGGTELVTIYSAPLRNGETFYVIAVSPQQQAANYDRTFRTILNSVRLNDASL from the coding sequence ATGAAAAGAGGTCATTTTGCGAAAACTTTTGCGGTATTTGTTCTGATGTGGTCGCTGGTCGTATTGCCGCCGGCAATGATCGCGCAGACCGCGGTGAAAATGCCGAAGAATAAATACAAGGTCCAGGACGACGTTCAGCTTGGTGAAAAGGCTTCGACCCAGGTAGAACAGCAGTTTCCTATATTGAACGATACCCAGGCAACGCAGTACGTAAAGAGGGTGGGTGCACGGCTTGTTGCAGCGATCCCGCCGCAGTTTCGCGAGCCGGCGTTCGACTATGATTTTCAGGTCGTCAACGCCAGCGACATCAATGCATTTGCCCTGCCGGGCGGTCCGATGTACGTAAATCGCGGAATGATTGAAGCTGCTCGAAACGAGGGCGAAATGGCCGGGGTTATGGCTCACGAGATAAGCCACGTCGCACTTCGCCACGCAACGGCTCAGCAGACAAAGTTGAACAACCCTTGGAACCAGATCCTCGGCATCGGTGCCATCCTCGGCGGTGCGATCCTCGCCGGCGAGGCCGGGGCACAGGCCGGGCAGATCTTTGCCGCGGGCTACTTTCTCCGCTACAGCCGTGAATACGAGACGCAGGCAGATATCCTCGGCTCGCAGATAATGGCCAATGCCGGCTACGATCCGCGCGACCTTGCGGGCATGTTTCAAACCATTGCCGGTGAGGGTGGAAACCGAGCTCCGGAATGGCTCAGCAGTCACCCCGACCCGGGCAATCGCCAGCAAAAGATACTTGCAGAGGCACAGCGGCTTGATGTCTCGCCCAACCCAATAAAGGAAACGCCCGAGTTTCGGCGCGTCCAGAGCCGGCTGCGGTCAATGCCGCCGGCAAAGTCGCTCGCAGAGCTTCAGCAGGAAGCCGAGCGTGGCCAGAATACGGGCTCAGGCGGAGCGATGTCCGGCGGACGATATTCGCAGAACGTCCCGCTGCCTTCGACCCGCTATCGCGCTTATGCGGTGGGAAACTGGCTGCGGATGAACGTTCCGCAGAACTGGCGTGAATTCAGCGGCCAACGCGACGCGACGTTCGCCCCTGAAGGTGCATACGGCGACAACGGCTTTACGCACGGGATGATGATCGGTGTTCACCGCGGGCAGAGCGGGCAGTTTAACCGCGATATAGATGAATTTGTGAGAGGCCTTATGCAGGCGAACGGGTATCTGCGACAGCAGTCGGGTTATCAGCAGGTTCGCTTTGCCGGCCGTCAGGGCCTAGCTATTCAGCTTGCGGGCCGTTCGCCGATCTACGGCGGGACCGAACTCGTTACGATCTATTCGGCCCCGCTTCGCAATGGTGAGACGTTTTACGTCATCGCCGTCTCGCCGCAACAGCAGGCTGCGAACTACGATCGGACCTTCCGGACAATACTAAACTCCGTAAGGCTCAACGACGCCTCGCTTTAA
- a CDS encoding MFS transporter produces the protein MSLLSKIRDWMARYRGLPQNVFALSLVSLLNDTSSEIIYPLLPAFLFLALGASPFAIGLIEGVAESAASILKLFSGYLSDKFNKRKLPVFLGYSLAAVTRPLLAFVTVWPQVLVVRAADRVGKGIRGAPRDALLAADVEPERRGLAFGFNRAADHLGAVIGPVIAVLLLSYIALDSAEPSIREYQQVFLFASIPVVLGLFVIVFFVREDKARAEPAEPIKFTVSLAGFDGRFKRYLLIVALFTLSNSTDAFLLLRAEQAGISPVMLPVLWMALHFSKVVFSLLGGDLSDRFGRRTLIAAGWVIYALVYIGFAFIDSPWQTWVLFIIYGSYFGLTEGAEKALVADMVEPEKRGTAYGLFNLAFGIAVLPASVLFGFLWYQFNAETAFITSAVISLVAVVLLMGTRGGEQRAVSSEQ, from the coding sequence GTGTCACTGCTTTCAAAGATCCGCGATTGGATGGCCCGTTATCGCGGGCTTCCGCAGAATGTTTTTGCCCTCAGCCTCGTCAGCCTGCTCAACGACACCTCGAGCGAAATAATCTATCCGCTCCTGCCCGCTTTTCTTTTTCTTGCACTGGGAGCTTCGCCATTTGCGATAGGGTTGATCGAAGGCGTGGCGGAATCGGCTGCAAGTATTCTCAAGCTTTTCTCCGGCTATCTCAGCGACAAATTCAATAAGCGGAAGCTACCGGTCTTTCTCGGCTATTCGCTTGCGGCGGTGACTCGGCCGCTGCTTGCTTTCGTGACCGTTTGGCCGCAAGTGCTGGTTGTCCGGGCAGCGGACCGTGTTGGGAAGGGCATCCGCGGTGCTCCTCGCGATGCACTGCTCGCAGCGGACGTCGAACCCGAGCGGCGCGGGCTTGCTTTTGGCTTTAACCGTGCGGCAGATCATTTGGGCGCCGTGATCGGCCCGGTCATTGCGGTTCTGCTTTTGAGCTATATCGCACTCGATTCGGCCGAGCCTTCCATCCGCGAATATCAGCAAGTATTCCTCTTCGCCTCTATCCCGGTCGTTCTCGGACTTTTCGTCATCGTATTTTTCGTCCGCGAGGATAAAGCCCGAGCGGAGCCCGCCGAGCCGATCAAGTTCACCGTTTCGCTTGCCGGTTTTGACGGGCGCTTCAAGCGCTATCTCCTGATCGTCGCACTCTTCACGCTCTCAAATTCGACCGATGCATTCCTGCTGCTGCGAGCGGAGCAGGCCGGCATCTCGCCGGTAATGTTGCCGGTTCTGTGGATGGCGCTTCACTTTAGCAAGGTCGTATTTTCGCTCCTCGGCGGCGATCTCTCGGACCGCTTTGGGCGGCGGACGCTGATCGCCGCCGGCTGGGTTATCTATGCGCTCGTCTATATCGGGTTTGCATTCATCGATTCGCCATGGCAGACGTGGGTCTTGTTCATCATCTACGGTTCCTATTTCGGCCTTACGGAAGGAGCCGAGAAGGCGCTTGTCGCTGATATGGTCGAACCCGAAAAGCGTGGAACGGCTTACGGGCTTTTCAACCTCGCCTTCGGCATTGCGGTCCTGCCCGCATCAGTGCTGTTCGGATTTCTCTGGTACCAGTTCAATGCGGAAACCGCGTTCATCACGAGTGCGGTGATCTCGCTGGTTGCGGTGGTGCTGTTGATGGGAACGAGGGGTGGTGAGCAGCGAGCGGTGAGCAGTGAGCAGTGA
- a CDS encoding DNA gyrase inhibitor YacG translates to MLKEIKCPTCGRMTAYEGNEFRPFCSERCRLLDFGAWIDEEFALPAESSSLTEEDLQHIERTMAEKER, encoded by the coding sequence ATGTTAAAGGAAATCAAATGCCCAACCTGCGGGCGAATGACGGCCTACGAGGGCAATGAGTTTCGGCCATTCTGTTCGGAGCGATGCCGCCTTTTGGACTTTGGCGCGTGGATCGATGAAGAATTTGCACTACCGGCCGAGAGTTCGTCGCTGACCGAGGAAGACCTGCAGCACATCGAGCGGACGATGGCCGAAAAGGAGCGATGA
- a CDS encoding site-2 protease family protein — translation MQELPETAGHENAFKLERDELRPWRHIGLLLLTLITSTIAGTLYPFGPQMIFPEADPQSWQELFEFLALAPASYAAIVISAVAYLFSDWSHLAQALSFSVSLLFILIAHEMGHYVACRIYRVDATLPYFIPTPPLIGPAGTFGAFIKIRSPMPSRKAVFDIGVAGPIAGFIALLPIAFLGIFTAEKAPAQVVANYQGIVFSDPLLMQAIGWLAGTGTDAIYGNSFYYAAWVGLLVTALNLIPSGQLDGGHAIYAVFGERVHYWTGRIAFAIMAVLSVLGMIYFNSPSGFLIAVLLGIMMRIGHPEPWDTSPIDGKRKLIAFGVLVIFILSFVPFPIKIG, via the coding sequence ATGCAGGAACTACCCGAGACCGCCGGACACGAAAATGCATTCAAATTGGAACGCGATGAGCTTCGGCCCTGGCGGCACATCGGGTTGCTGTTGCTGACGCTGATCACATCAACGATCGCCGGGACACTTTATCCCTTTGGCCCGCAGATGATCTTTCCCGAGGCCGACCCGCAAAGCTGGCAAGAACTTTTTGAGTTTCTCGCTCTAGCACCGGCAAGCTATGCAGCGATCGTCATTTCGGCGGTAGCCTATCTTTTCTCGGACTGGAGCCATCTTGCCCAGGCTCTTTCCTTCTCCGTCTCGCTGCTTTTTATATTGATCGCCCACGAAATGGGGCACTATGTAGCCTGCCGCATTTACCGCGTTGACGCGACGCTGCCCTATTTCATCCCGACTCCGCCGCTCATCGGGCCGGCCGGCACGTTCGGCGCATTTATCAAGATACGCTCGCCGATGCCCTCGCGAAAGGCCGTTTTCGATATCGGCGTCGCTGGGCCGATCGCGGGCTTTATCGCCCTGCTTCCGATCGCATTTCTTGGCATCTTTACTGCCGAAAAAGCCCCGGCCCAGGTTGTTGCGAATTATCAGGGGATCGTTTTTTCCGATCCGCTGCTGATGCAGGCGATCGGGTGGCTGGCGGGTACGGGCACGGATGCGATCTACGGGAATTCGTTCTACTACGCGGCTTGGGTCGGTTTATTGGTTACGGCGCTCAACCTGATCCCATCGGGCCAACTCGATGGCGGGCACGCGATCTATGCTGTGTTTGGCGAACGAGTGCATTATTGGACCGGCCGGATCGCCTTTGCGATCATGGCCGTGCTGTCGGTGCTGGGGATGATCTATTTCAACAGCCCGAGCGGTTTTCTGATCGCCGTGCTCCTCGGGATAATGATGCGGATCGGGCATCCGGAACCATGGGACACCTCGCCGATCGACGGGAAACGAAAGCTGATCGCGTTCGGTGTTCTAGTGATATTTATACTTAGCTTTGTGCCATTCCCAATAAAGATAGGTTAG
- a CDS encoding integration host factor subunit beta, whose amino-acid sequence MIKLDIVNQVADKTGVPKQKAEQVVDSLFNAMKEALAQGKRIELRGFGVFVVKPRKRGVGRNPRTGEEVPIPAGKTIRFKPGKELTGGNAEEDQGE is encoded by the coding sequence ATGATAAAACTGGACATCGTCAATCAGGTCGCCGACAAGACCGGAGTTCCCAAACAGAAAGCGGAGCAGGTGGTCGACTCGCTTTTTAACGCGATGAAGGAAGCCCTTGCCCAGGGCAAAAGGATAGAACTCCGAGGTTTTGGGGTATTTGTCGTTAAGCCGCGTAAGCGAGGCGTCGGGCGAAATCCGCGGACGGGCGAGGAAGTGCCGATCCCGGCCGGCAAAACGATCCGGTTCAAACCGGGCAAGGAACTCACCGGCGGAAACGCGGAAGAGGACCAAGGCGAATAG
- a CDS encoding zinc metallopeptidase yields MRWRQQRQSSNIEDRRGMGRGIAMGGGGIGVLIIAALVCLLGGDPRQFLEGLPAQPQTQQQPAAANNAPPDENRQFAAAVLGSTEDVFSQILPAQGGPRYQPPTLVLFSGEVSSACGYASAAMGPFYCPGDRKLYLDFAFFDELKREFRAPGDFAQAYVIAHEVGHHIQNLLGTMGQVQARGQNNALSVRLELQADCYAGVWAHHAAKKGIVEPGDPEEALRAAAAVGDDMIQKRTQGYVVPESFTHGSSKERMEWFTRGYNDGDMRQCQTFR; encoded by the coding sequence ATGCGTTGGAGACAGCAGCGGCAGAGTTCTAACATCGAGGACCGGCGGGGCATGGGCCGCGGCATTGCAATGGGCGGCGGCGGCATCGGCGTGCTGATCATTGCCGCTCTTGTTTGTCTGCTCGGCGGCGACCCGCGCCAGTTTCTCGAAGGGCTTCCGGCTCAGCCCCAAACGCAGCAGCAACCCGCCGCGGCGAACAACGCACCACCCGACGAGAACCGGCAGTTTGCTGCGGCGGTCCTCGGAAGTACCGAAGACGTTTTCTCGCAGATCCTGCCCGCCCAAGGCGGCCCGCGCTATCAGCCGCCGACGCTTGTTCTTTTTTCAGGCGAAGTCTCCTCCGCGTGCGGCTACGCGAGTGCAGCAATGGGCCCGTTCTATTGCCCCGGCGACCGAAAACTTTACCTAGACTTCGCTTTTTTTGATGAATTGAAACGCGAATTCCGGGCACCCGGCGATTTTGCACAAGCTTACGTAATCGCCCACGAGGTCGGCCATCACATCCAGAACCTGCTCGGGACAATGGGACAGGTCCAAGCCCGCGGACAGAACAACGCCCTTTCAGTTCGCCTTGAGCTGCAGGCGGATTGCTACGCCGGCGTTTGGGCCCATCATGCGGCGAAGAAAGGCATCGTCGAACCGGGCGACCCTGAGGAAGCTCTCCGTGCAGCCGCCGCCGTCGGCGACGATATGATCCAAAAGCGGACGCAGGGTTACGTTGTTCCCGAATCGTTCACCCACGGCTCGTCAAAAGAGAGAATGGAATGGTTCACCCGCGGTTACAATGACGGCGACATGCGGCAATGCCAGACTTTCCGCTAG
- a CDS encoding NINE protein encodes MQTKPAGADKKIAAGLCGILLGGLGIHKFILGYQQEGIILLSVYLISFIIAIVTCGIGTPLILIPTVIGIVEGVIYLTKSDEEFVQTYIIGKKPWF; translated from the coding sequence ATGCAAACCAAACCCGCCGGTGCCGATAAAAAGATCGCAGCGGGCCTTTGCGGCATTTTGCTCGGCGGCCTCGGGATTCACAAATTCATTCTCGGCTATCAGCAGGAAGGCATCATTCTGCTCTCGGTCTATCTCATTTCCTTCATCATCGCGATCGTGACCTGCGGCATCGGCACGCCCTTGATCCTGATCCCGACGGTCATCGGCATCGTTGAAGGCGTCATCTATTTGACCAAATCCGACGAAGAATTTGTACAGACCTATATCATCGGCAAAAAGCCGTGGTTTTAG
- a CDS encoding riboflavin synthase: MFTGLIEELGRVRTVGARGENARIVIETKHVVEGTASGDSIAVNGVCLTALDIGKNSFAADVSRETLVRSTLGGLAPGSAVNLERAVTPSTRLGGHIVQGHVDSRGQFLGAEKIGDFWTVRIGFPPEMARYLVFKGSVALEGISLTVASLADAHFEIAVIPKTWELTNLSSLKPGDPVNLEADVIAKYVERMIQARMPDSRITMETLEKAGFV, encoded by the coding sequence ATGTTCACCGGATTGATCGAAGAGCTTGGCCGCGTCCGCACGGTCGGAGCCCGCGGCGAGAACGCCCGAATCGTCATTGAAACAAAGCATGTGGTCGAAGGCACCGCCTCGGGTGATTCGATCGCCGTCAATGGCGTTTGCCTGACGGCGCTTGATATCGGCAAGAATTCCTTCGCCGCCGATGTTTCCCGCGAAACGCTCGTTCGCTCGACGCTCGGCGGCCTCGCACCGGGCTCGGCGGTCAATCTTGAGCGAGCCGTAACGCCTTCAACGCGGCTCGGCGGGCACATTGTTCAGGGCCACGTCGATTCCCGCGGGCAGTTTCTCGGCGCTGAGAAGATCGGCGATTTCTGGACCGTGCGGATCGGCTTCCCGCCTGAAATGGCCCGCTATCTGGTTTTCAAGGGCTCGGTCGCGTTAGAGGGCATCAGCCTGACCGTCGCCTCGCTCGCCGACGCTCATTTCGAGATCGCCGTTATCCCAAAAACTTGGGAGCTCACCAATCTCTCGTCGCTCAAACCCGGTGACCCGGTAAATCTCGAAGCCGACGTCATCGCAAAATACGTCGAGCGGATGATACAAGCGCGTATGCCCGATTCGCGTATTACTATGGAGACGCTCGAAAAGGCCGGCTTTGTTTAG
- a CDS encoding type II secretion system F family protein, giving the protein MPTFAYKGRNRLNELVAGEREAANADELRSLLRREQIVMTQANEKGRVISIPKLGTRKKVNAKELAVFTRQFSVMIDAGLPLVQCLDILAEQQPNPFFKEVLRQVRQNVEEGSTLHSALQRHPKVFDGLYTHMVEAGETGGVLDLILQRLATLIEKVVKLKRSIISASIYPAAVILVAIAAIAVILIVVIPQFEQIFIGLLGPGELLPLPTRIVMALSGFLAGWGGLATLAFLIAAAIGTRAYYKTEKGRWHIDSLLLKTPIFGPLLRKVAVARFSRILSTLLSSGVPILQSLDITSKTAGNVVIEDAILKVRAGVERGENFVDPLKATKVFPHMVGQMIGVGEQTGALDAMLGKIADFYEEEVDSAIADLLAMIEPVLIAFLGVTIGGIVISMYLPLFTLIGKLAGGPK; this is encoded by the coding sequence ATGCCAACATTTGCATATAAAGGAAGAAACCGCTTGAACGAATTGGTCGCAGGCGAACGCGAAGCGGCAAACGCGGACGAACTCCGCAGCCTGCTCCGCCGCGAACAGATCGTAATGACACAGGCGAATGAGAAAGGCCGGGTCATCTCGATCCCAAAGCTGGGGACGCGTAAAAAGGTCAATGCTAAGGAACTCGCGGTCTTTACCCGCCAGTTCTCGGTAATGATCGATGCGGGACTGCCGCTTGTTCAGTGTCTTGACATTTTAGCTGAGCAGCAGCCAAACCCTTTCTTCAAGGAAGTGCTTCGCCAAGTCAGGCAGAATGTTGAGGAGGGATCGACGCTTCACTCAGCGCTTCAAAGGCACCCGAAGGTATTCGATGGGCTCTACACGCACATGGTCGAGGCTGGCGAAACGGGCGGTGTGCTTGACCTGATCCTTCAGCGGCTAGCTACCCTTATTGAAAAGGTAGTCAAGCTCAAGCGAAGCATCATCTCGGCGTCGATCTATCCGGCGGCCGTCATCCTTGTTGCCATTGCGGCAATTGCCGTGATTCTGATCGTGGTGATCCCGCAGTTCGAACAGATCTTTATCGGCCTGCTAGGTCCGGGCGAGCTGCTTCCGCTGCCGACGCGGATCGTAATGGCCTTAAGCGGATTTCTCGCTGGATGGGGCGGGCTCGCAACACTAGCCTTTCTGATAGCTGCGGCGATAGGTACCCGTGCTTATTACAAGACCGAAAAGGGACGCTGGCATATCGATTCACTTTTGCTCAAAACCCCGATTTTTGGCCCGTTGCTCCGTAAGGTAGCGGTCGCCCGATTTTCGCGTATTCTTTCGACGCTTCTTTCTTCGGGCGTTCCGATTCTCCAGTCGCTCGATATCACATCGAAGACGGCCGGCAACGTCGTCATTGAGGATGCGATCCTTAAGGTCCGGGCCGGCGTTGAGCGCGGTGAGAACTTCGTTGACCCGCTCAAGGCGACAAAAGTCTTTCCGCACATGGTCGGTCAAATGATCGGAGTCGGTGAACAGACCGGCGCACTCGATGCGATGCTCGGAAAGATCGCCGACTTCTATGAAGAAGAGGTCGATTCGGCCATCGCCGACCTCTTGGCAATGATCGAGCCCGTGCTCATCGCCTTCCTCGGCGTCACCATCGGCGGTATCGTCATTTCGATGTACCTTCCGCTCTTCACCCTCATCGGCAAACTCGCCGGCGGGCCGAAGTAA
- a CDS encoding type IV pilus twitching motility protein PilT, giving the protein MSIETTDNIASQITLPELLKRMTDLGGSDLHLTTNSAPQVRVHGHLRALDGFPPMTPADTKRLAYSVLTDAQKHRFEENLELDFSFGLKGMSRFRANLFNQKGAVGAVFRAIPYEIKTFSDLGLPPIVSDLCNKPRGLILVTGPTGSGKSTTLAAMIDKINSERHEHILTIEDPIEFLHNHKSCVVNQREVAADTHSFGAALRTALRQDPDIVLVGEMRDLETIEMALRIAETGHLTFATLHTNSAYSTINRIIDVFPASQQAQVRTQLSLVLEGIMCQALLPKATGDGRCMALEILVPNSAIRNLVREDKIHQIYSMMQTGQDKFGMQTFNQSLATLVHKKLITIDAAMQRTSNADELKELLERGSGLNQSYGGGGAKPGMPAGGHASPYAQGRPIGQRPPAR; this is encoded by the coding sequence ATGAGTATCGAAACCACAGACAACATTGCCTCGCAGATAACGCTTCCGGAGTTGCTCAAGCGAATGACCGACCTCGGCGGGTCTGACCTTCACCTGACGACCAACTCCGCACCGCAAGTCCGCGTCCACGGCCATCTTCGGGCGCTCGACGGATTTCCTCCGATGACGCCGGCGGATACTAAACGGCTTGCCTATTCGGTCCTGACGGACGCCCAGAAGCACCGCTTTGAAGAGAATCTCGAACTCGACTTCTCGTTCGGATTGAAAGGGATGTCGCGGTTTCGTGCCAACCTCTTCAACCAGAAAGGAGCGGTCGGCGCGGTCTTTCGTGCGATCCCCTACGAGATAAAGACATTTTCAGACCTCGGCCTTCCTCCAATTGTTTCTGACCTTTGCAACAAGCCCCGCGGACTGATCCTCGTTACCGGCCCGACCGGTTCGGGTAAATCGACGACGCTTGCCGCGATGATCGACAAGATCAACAGCGAACGCCACGAACACATCCTCACCATCGAAGACCCTATCGAATTTCTGCACAACCACAAGAGCTGTGTGGTCAATCAGCGTGAGGTCGCGGCCGATACACACTCGTTTGGAGCGGCTCTGAGAACAGCGCTTCGCCAGGACCCGGACATCGTACTCGTCGGCGAAATGCGTGACCTTGAGACCATCGAAATGGCTCTTCGAATCGCGGAAACGGGACACTTGACATTTGCAACGCTGCACACTAACTCAGCCTATTCGACCATCAACCGAATCATCGACGTCTTTCCGGCGTCACAGCAGGCGCAGGTTCGTACTCAGCTTTCGCTCGTGCTGGAAGGCATCATGTGTCAAGCACTGTTGCCGAAAGCCACAGGCGATGGCCGCTGCATGGCGCTTGAGATACTTGTGCCCAACTCGGCCATCAGGAATCTCGTCCGCGAAGACAAGATCCACCAGATCTATTCGATGATGCAGACCGGCCAGGACAAGTTCGGAATGCAGACCTTTAACCAGTCGCTAGCGACGCTCGTGCATAAAAAGCTGATCACGATCGATGCCGCGATGCAGAGGACCTCGAACGCCGATGAGCTGAAGGAACTACTCGAACGCGGATCGGGCTTAAATCAGTCTTACGGAGGCGGCGGGGCAAAGCCGGGAATGCCGGCAGGCGGCCACGCGAGCCCTTATGCACAGGGCCGCCCGATCGGACAACGCCCGCCCGCCAGATAA